One genomic window of Candidatus Pseudobacter hemicellulosilyticus includes the following:
- a CDS encoding DUF4270 family protein — MKKLHCLFFACLALQATLLLSCEKQEIQFGSDLPESYSRIISLDTVTPVISMFVVDSFPTSGNSIIFAGRYKDGQAGTTTTRSFFQFGLPNPIPSSPLADDAIFDSMVVVLHPKADFYGDSTKPMTYSLYELDEQPEYTYQTYLYNTSSVLTKPTPLASLRKSIRPSLDSLHFRLPDSKGKEFFDKINNQGTEFTEESNFLSYFKGLSLRVAADDLGAIYSFPTDSSTRMRLHYHTTIPYYTEQVLEFYLTRTGYQFNQVLTDRTGTMLEPTYSRQQEFPSTEAQPIGLTQSGTGVLMKINFPTLQEILTLGKTLRLLSAELELRPVEGTFEYTGSGLQLPSLFLAQTDATNNIGYALVGADGSSALTGTPIIDDIYRINTYYSFNLTSYISYLLTNSNAANLGLFVMQEYPGSTTSFKRAFIGSHLQSQYKTRLKLTVLTTTQ, encoded by the coding sequence ATGAAAAAACTGCACTGTTTATTCTTTGCCTGTCTGGCCCTGCAGGCAACCCTGCTCCTCTCCTGCGAGAAACAGGAGATCCAGTTCGGCAGCGACCTCCCCGAAAGTTATAGCAGGATCATTTCCCTGGATACTGTTACGCCCGTTATTTCCATGTTTGTGGTGGACTCCTTCCCTACTTCCGGCAACAGCATCATCTTTGCCGGTCGCTATAAGGACGGGCAGGCCGGGACTACCACTACCCGCAGCTTTTTCCAGTTTGGTCTTCCCAACCCCATCCCTTCAAGTCCTTTGGCGGATGACGCCATATTTGACTCGATGGTAGTGGTCCTACATCCCAAAGCAGATTTTTATGGGGACAGCACTAAGCCCATGACCTATTCCTTATACGAACTGGATGAGCAGCCGGAATACACGTACCAGACCTATCTGTACAATACCTCTTCCGTGCTGACTAAACCGACCCCGCTGGCGTCCCTCCGCAAGAGCATCCGTCCTTCACTGGACTCGCTGCATTTCCGGCTTCCGGACAGCAAGGGAAAGGAATTCTTCGATAAGATCAACAACCAGGGAACTGAGTTTACAGAAGAAAGCAATTTCCTGAGTTATTTCAAGGGTTTGTCGCTCCGCGTAGCAGCGGACGACCTGGGCGCCATTTACAGCTTCCCTACCGACAGCAGTACGCGCATGCGACTGCACTATCATACTACTATTCCTTACTACACGGAGCAGGTGCTGGAATTCTATCTTACCCGCACCGGTTACCAGTTCAACCAGGTGCTGACAGACCGTACCGGTACTATGCTGGAGCCTACTTATTCGCGGCAGCAGGAGTTTCCGAGTACAGAAGCACAGCCTATCGGCTTAACCCAGAGCGGAACCGGTGTACTCATGAAGATCAATTTCCCGACCCTGCAGGAGATCCTGACCCTGGGCAAAACCCTTCGGCTGCTATCCGCCGAGCTTGAACTGCGACCGGTAGAAGGCACTTTTGAATATACCGGCAGCGGGCTGCAACTGCCTTCCCTCTTCCTGGCCCAGACAGATGCCACCAATAATATCGGCTATGCACTGGTAGGGGCTGATGGGTCCAGCGCGCTTACTGGTACTCCTATCATAGACGATATCTACCGGATCAATACCTATTACAGTTTTAACCTGACCTCCTATATCAGCTACCTGCTGACCAATAGCAATGCCGCCAATCTCGGCCTGTTTGTGATGCAGGAATACCCCGGCTCCACTACCTCTTTTAAAAGGGCTTTTATCGGCAGCCACCTGCAATCGCAGTACAAAACCAGACTCAAACTAACGGTGTTGACCACCACCCAATAA
- the ppsA gene encoding phosphoenolpyruvate synthase yields MKATSNILLLHEVGMNDLELVGGKNASLGEMLQNLTKLGVNIPGGFVITVHAYNQFVEHNGLAGTIRKLVKEIDYDNVESLRRAGLQIRNLVRNSKFPPSLSAEIIEAYYTLSKIYDQDGTDVAVRSSATAEDLPDASFAGQQETYLNVRGPAALIDSVRNCFASLFTDRAISYRETFNFDHFQVGLSVCVQKMVRSDLGSSGVAFSLDTESGFKDVIVINGSYGLGEMVVQGSVSPDEFIVFKPTLKKGFSSIIEKKLGVKDQKMVYGDDPDERVRIIPTEHVARYRFCLNDELILKLAKWVSLIEDYYTGIKKYWCPMDVEWAVDGLTQELFIVQARPETIHSRKKYNTITEYVMNHRAEDAKPILKGIAVGDKIASGNVSIMYSLDKRVVEGHEFKEGDVLVTEMTDPDWEPIMKKASAIVTNKGGRTCHAAIVAREMGVPAIVGCGNATQLLQEGQSITVSCAEGDEGFVYNGKLEYQRTETSLDELPGINTALMLNVASPALAFRFSHIPNKGVGLAREEFIINNYIGVHPLALLEHQQLNDPELTKAIQQLTKGYQSEEEFFINKLSYGIGKIASAFYPNKVIVRFSDFKSNEYFNLLGGKYYEPHEENPMIGWRGASRYYSDVYKPAFGMECKAIRRVREEMGLTNVVVMIPFCRTVTELVKVKQTMKEFGLVQGQDGLEVYLMAELPSNILMAKEFAEHIDGFSIGSNDLTQLTLGLDRDSALVAHLYDERNEAVKRMISMLITTAKEAGVKVGICGQGPSDFPDFAQFLVELGIDSISVTPDSVIKTIKAINKIETAQPATKTVRQAAAVS; encoded by the coding sequence ATGAAAGCTACCAGCAACATCCTGCTCCTGCATGAAGTAGGTATGAACGACCTTGAACTGGTCGGCGGCAAAAATGCTTCCCTCGGAGAAATGCTTCAGAACCTCACCAAACTCGGCGTCAACATCCCCGGAGGTTTTGTTATTACCGTACATGCCTACAACCAGTTTGTAGAGCACAATGGACTTGCGGGCACTATCCGTAAACTTGTGAAAGAGATTGATTACGACAATGTGGAATCGCTTCGTCGTGCAGGGCTACAGATCCGTAACTTGGTGAGGAACTCCAAGTTTCCGCCATCCCTTAGTGCGGAGATCATTGAAGCCTATTACACCCTGTCCAAAATTTATGACCAGGATGGTACTGACGTAGCCGTTCGTTCCTCTGCCACAGCAGAAGATCTGCCAGATGCTTCCTTCGCCGGCCAGCAGGAGACTTACCTCAATGTCCGTGGTCCTGCCGCTCTGATCGATTCCGTCCGTAATTGCTTTGCTTCTCTCTTTACTGATCGCGCTATCAGTTATCGGGAGACGTTTAACTTTGATCATTTCCAGGTAGGCCTTTCGGTTTGCGTACAGAAAATGGTACGTTCTGACCTTGGTAGCTCAGGCGTGGCTTTTTCTCTGGATACTGAGTCCGGTTTCAAAGATGTAATTGTCATTAATGGCTCTTACGGTCTCGGTGAAATGGTAGTACAGGGTAGCGTTTCCCCCGATGAGTTTATCGTTTTCAAACCCACACTGAAAAAGGGGTTTTCTTCCATCATCGAGAAAAAATTAGGCGTCAAAGACCAGAAGATGGTCTACGGTGATGATCCCGACGAGCGTGTCCGCATCATTCCTACCGAGCATGTAGCCCGTTACAGGTTCTGCCTGAATGATGAGCTGATCCTTAAATTAGCCAAATGGGTATCGCTTATTGAAGATTACTATACTGGTATTAAAAAATACTGGTGCCCAATGGATGTAGAATGGGCGGTGGATGGTCTTACGCAGGAGTTGTTTATTGTGCAAGCTCGTCCGGAAACGATTCACTCCCGGAAAAAATACAATACCATCACTGAATATGTGATGAACCATCGCGCCGAAGATGCGAAGCCTATCCTGAAAGGCATCGCTGTAGGCGATAAGATTGCTTCCGGAAACGTAAGCATCATGTACTCCCTGGATAAAAGGGTAGTGGAAGGTCATGAGTTTAAAGAGGGAGATGTACTGGTGACAGAAATGACCGATCCCGACTGGGAACCCATCATGAAAAAGGCCTCGGCCATTGTTACCAATAAAGGTGGACGAACCTGTCATGCAGCAATCGTTGCCCGGGAAATGGGCGTGCCAGCGATCGTTGGCTGTGGTAATGCCACCCAATTGCTGCAGGAAGGACAGTCTATCACTGTTTCCTGTGCAGAAGGGGATGAAGGCTTTGTTTACAACGGTAAACTCGAGTACCAGAGGACCGAAACTTCCCTGGATGAACTTCCCGGCATCAACACCGCCCTGATGCTGAATGTTGCTTCACCGGCGCTGGCTTTCCGGTTCTCCCATATCCCTAATAAAGGTGTAGGATTGGCTCGGGAAGAGTTTATCATCAATAACTATATCGGCGTTCACCCGCTGGCGTTGCTGGAACACCAGCAACTCAACGACCCCGAATTAACCAAGGCCATCCAGCAGCTCACCAAAGGATACCAGAGTGAAGAAGAATTCTTCATCAATAAGCTCTCCTATGGTATCGGTAAGATCGCTTCTGCTTTCTATCCTAATAAGGTGATTGTTCGTTTCTCAGATTTCAAGAGTAATGAATATTTCAATCTGCTGGGTGGAAAATATTATGAGCCGCATGAAGAAAATCCGATGATCGGCTGGCGTGGCGCTTCCCGCTATTACTCGGATGTTTACAAACCTGCTTTTGGTATGGAATGTAAAGCAATTCGCCGGGTACGGGAGGAAATGGGACTGACCAATGTAGTGGTGATGATCCCGTTCTGCCGGACGGTTACAGAGTTGGTCAAAGTGAAACAAACCATGAAAGAGTTCGGATTGGTGCAGGGACAAGATGGGCTGGAAGTATACCTGATGGCGGAATTGCCTTCCAATATCCTTATGGCAAAAGAGTTTGCAGAGCATATTGATGGCTTCTCTATCGGTTCCAATGATCTTACCCAGCTGACTCTCGGGCTTGACCGGGATTCTGCCCTGGTAGCTCATTTATACGATGAAAGAAATGAAGCAGTGAAACGTATGATCAGCATGCTGATAACTACCGCAAAAGAAGCTGGCGTAAAAGTAGGTATATGTGGTCAGGGACCTTCTGATTTCCCTGATTTTGCGCAGTTCCTGGTAGAACTTGGCATCGACAGTATCTCTGTTACTCCGGATTCAGTGATTAAAACCATTAAAGCCATCAATAAAATAGAAACAGCTCAGCCAGCAACCAAAACTGTTCGTCAGGCAGCAGCTGTTTCTTAA
- a CDS encoding LytTR family DNA-binding domain-containing protein, which yields MTKLNCLIIDDEPWALDLLEDFIQKIPYLRLAGRCEGPVAALPYFEKEEIDLIFLDIRMPDLSGIQFLKTLSKKPSVIFVTAYNEFAVEGYELDAIDYLLKPVPFDRFVAAVSRAQEYIGYRKNRNSQRNDDFLFIKTSHKIQKIFYNDIVYLEGLKDYTRIHLAESRKPVVTLQSLKYFESRLPSENFIRIHRSYIVSLRKVDTVARKTVFLGETELPCSEHYRNILYGIIGEKL from the coding sequence ATGACGAAACTGAACTGCCTCATCATTGATGATGAGCCCTGGGCCCTGGACCTGTTGGAGGATTTCATTCAAAAAATACCCTATCTCCGCCTGGCAGGCAGGTGCGAAGGCCCCGTAGCAGCCCTGCCGTATTTTGAGAAAGAAGAAATAGACCTGATCTTTCTCGATATCAGGATGCCCGATCTCTCCGGGATCCAGTTCCTGAAAACGTTGTCGAAAAAGCCTTCGGTGATCTTTGTCACGGCCTACAACGAGTTTGCCGTGGAAGGGTATGAGCTGGATGCTATCGACTACCTGCTGAAGCCGGTTCCCTTTGATCGGTTTGTGGCGGCTGTCAGCAGGGCGCAGGAGTACATCGGCTACCGGAAGAACCGGAACAGCCAGCGCAATGATGATTTCCTGTTCATCAAGACCTCCCACAAGATCCAGAAGATCTTCTACAATGATATTGTATACCTGGAAGGGCTGAAGGACTACACCCGGATCCACCTGGCGGAAAGTCGCAAGCCTGTAGTGACGCTCCAGAGCCTCAAATATTTTGAGTCGCGGCTGCCCAGTGAGAACTTCATCCGGATCCACCGCTCGTACATTGTTTCGCTGAGAAAAGTGGATACTGTGGCGCGGAAAACAGTTTTCCTCGGGGAAACAGAGCTGCCCTGCAGTGAGCATTACCGGAATATCCTGTACGGGATTATCGGCGAGAAATTATAA
- a CDS encoding DUF4974 domain-containing protein, producing the protein MTNQAERISYLLYAEMTESITEPEREELNAFINSSGSNAAYYNTISDSGQFEEMLKEFGQLDDARIRQRISEEVPLQAPVKALYKRTGWWMTAAGIAGMLLTGWWLFQAADTNIASENPTYAHDVAPGSNNRASLQLANGTLIKLDSASDGQLATEGNALLLKKQDELLYTAVSGYPETAGYNTVTTPRGGSFRLTLSDGSKIWLNANSSLRYPTRFDNTHRQVELKGEGYFEIAQQYKQGSSERVPFLVAIKSADGDAQGTVEVKGTHFNVNAYRKNEIATTLTEGKVKVSTAKGAAVGLLPGQQALFQNGSSAEITVNSEVDTEEILAWKDGWFSFTNASIETIMEQVALWYNVEIEYDKHSEKEAAAMRNAHYSFRLQRNMPLSQLLKMLELTGTIAFTIDNNKIIIR; encoded by the coding sequence ATGACAAATCAAGCAGAACGGATCTCGTACCTGTTATATGCGGAAATGACCGAATCCATTACCGAACCAGAGCGGGAAGAACTAAATGCATTTATCAATAGTTCCGGCAGCAATGCCGCTTACTATAACACCATTTCTGATAGCGGGCAGTTTGAAGAAATGCTGAAAGAATTTGGACAATTGGATGATGCCCGTATCCGGCAAAGGATCAGTGAGGAAGTTCCGTTGCAGGCGCCCGTAAAAGCATTATATAAAAGAACAGGCTGGTGGATGACAGCCGCCGGTATTGCAGGCATGCTCCTTACTGGCTGGTGGTTATTCCAAGCGGCGGATACAAATATAGCTTCGGAAAACCCTACCTATGCCCATGATGTGGCACCAGGGAGTAATAACAGGGCCAGTCTGCAATTGGCAAATGGTACCCTGATCAAACTGGATAGTGCCTCTGATGGGCAACTGGCCACAGAAGGAAATGCCCTCCTGTTGAAAAAACAGGATGAGCTCTTATATACTGCGGTAAGCGGGTATCCGGAAACTGCAGGTTATAATACGGTCACTACACCTCGTGGCGGCAGTTTCCGGCTGACACTTTCTGACGGCAGCAAAATTTGGCTGAACGCTAATTCTTCATTGAGGTACCCAACCAGATTTGACAATACGCATCGACAAGTAGAGTTGAAAGGAGAAGGCTATTTTGAAATAGCGCAACAGTATAAACAAGGAAGCAGCGAAAGAGTGCCCTTCCTCGTAGCCATCAAATCTGCTGATGGCGATGCACAGGGAACTGTAGAAGTTAAAGGCACGCACTTCAATGTGAATGCCTACCGCAAAAATGAAATAGCGACCACGCTCACTGAAGGAAAAGTAAAAGTGAGTACAGCAAAGGGAGCCGCAGTAGGCTTATTACCTGGTCAGCAGGCGCTGTTCCAGAATGGCTCCTCTGCTGAGATAACAGTGAATAGTGAGGTAGATACCGAAGAAATCCTGGCCTGGAAAGATGGTTGGTTCAGCTTCACGAATGCCAGCATTGAAACCATCATGGAACAGGTAGCGTTATGGTACAATGTGGAAATTGAATATGACAAACATTCTGAAAAAGAGGCAGCCGCCATGCGCAATGCTCATTACAGTTTCCGGTTACAGCGCAACATGCCACTCAGCCAGCTCCTGAAGATGCTGGAGCTGACAGGGACCATAGCATTTACAATCGACAATAATAAAATCATTATACGGTAA
- a CDS encoding RNA polymerase sigma-70 factor produces MQNLSSDLIVSFRNGSTQAFTKIYNYYYRQVFYFAKRMLNSGPDAEDVVAEIFIKIWHKREDFETLHNVKAFLFIATRNACLNLLRSSGTRSVAQRELAYLADEEDSILHHEITVELLSRVYHDIEQLPPKRRRIVKLILKGFSDKQIAEQLNITAKTVRNQKANAIQLLRAAFIHRASYSLAAIGMLYHFLKR; encoded by the coding sequence ATGCAAAATCTCAGTAGCGATCTGATCGTTTCGTTTCGTAATGGAAGCACACAAGCTTTCACCAAGATCTACAATTACTATTACCGGCAGGTCTTTTATTTTGCGAAGCGAATGCTCAATAGTGGCCCGGATGCTGAAGACGTGGTGGCAGAAATTTTTATAAAGATCTGGCATAAGCGGGAAGACTTCGAAACCCTGCACAATGTAAAGGCCTTCTTATTCATAGCTACCCGCAATGCCTGTCTCAATCTGCTTCGCTCTTCTGGTACAAGGTCTGTTGCACAACGGGAATTAGCTTACCTGGCAGATGAAGAGGACTCCATTCTTCACCACGAGATAACCGTAGAATTATTGAGCCGGGTCTACCACGATATAGAACAATTGCCGCCTAAAAGACGAAGGATTGTTAAGCTCATATTGAAAGGTTTTTCGGATAAACAGATAGCGGAACAATTAAATATAACTGCCAAAACTGTCCGTAACCAGAAAGCAAATGCCATTCAATTATTACGTGCTGCTTTTATACACAGGGCCTCTTACAGCCTTGCAGCAATAGGTATGCTGTATCATTTTCTGAAGCGCTAA
- a CDS encoding kelch repeat-containing protein: protein MKILSCTGLALLILSLPLTLLQSCTTDTDSDSDVIGNWKRSEDFKGDPRSEAVSFVIDEKVYVGTGLFSTNALYNNLFYRYDPDQGYWQEIAPFPGQTRRGAASFTLNGKAYVVGGYNGPDNKMLGDVWEYDPSKDLWSQKDTFPGVPRRNAVAFSIGSRGYLATGYGTSSLSDLWEYNPASDTWEEKASIKGRKRSQAVAFVYDGKAYICSGNNNGEVLTDLQMYDPNLNTWEEKRKLTNISDESYDDDYANISRYGATAFVLNNKVYLATGKSGSLLLDTWEYDPPTDQWIRKTSFEGMGREGAIAFTSKGRSFVLLGRSGTEPYDSMFEFFPYDEVDEYDNN from the coding sequence ATGAAAATTTTGTCTTGCACTGGGCTGGCCCTATTGATCCTTTCCCTCCCCCTGACCCTGCTGCAGAGCTGCACCACGGATACCGACTCGGATTCCGATGTCATCGGTAACTGGAAGCGCAGCGAAGACTTTAAAGGCGACCCCAGAAGTGAGGCGGTTTCTTTTGTGATCGACGAAAAAGTTTATGTAGGTACCGGCCTCTTTTCTACCAACGCCCTGTACAACAATCTTTTTTACCGCTATGACCCCGATCAGGGCTACTGGCAGGAAATTGCACCCTTCCCCGGACAAACAAGAAGAGGCGCCGCTTCCTTCACCCTCAACGGAAAAGCCTATGTGGTTGGCGGATACAATGGACCCGACAACAAAATGCTGGGCGATGTATGGGAATATGATCCTTCCAAAGACCTGTGGAGCCAGAAAGATACTTTCCCCGGTGTTCCGCGTCGCAATGCCGTAGCTTTTTCCATCGGCAGCCGTGGCTACCTGGCTACAGGATATGGCACCAGCTCCCTGTCCGATCTCTGGGAATATAATCCCGCTTCCGATACATGGGAGGAAAAGGCCAGCATCAAAGGCCGCAAACGCTCACAGGCCGTGGCTTTTGTCTATGATGGCAAAGCCTATATCTGCTCCGGCAATAACAATGGGGAAGTGCTGACCGATCTGCAGATGTATGATCCTAACCTGAACACCTGGGAGGAAAAAAGAAAGCTCACCAATATCAGCGATGAGTCTTATGACGATGACTACGCCAATATCTCCCGCTATGGCGCCACCGCTTTTGTACTCAATAACAAAGTATACCTGGCCACCGGTAAATCAGGCTCACTGCTCCTGGACACCTGGGAATATGATCCCCCTACCGATCAGTGGATCCGCAAGACTTCCTTCGAAGGCATGGGACGTGAAGGCGCTATCGCTTTTACCAGTAAAGGCAGAAGCTTTGTATTGCTGGGCCGCAGCGGCACAGAGCCTTACGATAGCATGTTCGAATTCTTCCCCTATGATGAAGTGGATGAATACGATAATAATTAA
- a CDS encoding sensor histidine kinase has product MMATVLGFRPANRVVQRLLVIGLHIVLWGLFLTLPLLIYRIEILDNWFLYRELINKSFLILLFYFHYYFLIPRYFRKRRVGRYFLYVTLTLLVICIQQLTVEYYFQSLFRQRAGLVMAGRQPRMVHQLTPFAKATSLFRPIGNLGTDSAHSGRKSFGQVLSEERRAVISNRQDTYYPEAMPAMGRTRPDRNERFITPGFSPRFRDRMLMLHNDPLFHERRRWMGGMRRGLFMFDGPQHTNVSGYPLQTETPLMAAAGMGLPVMSFPFALIDSLVHQGILPLNSSAQSNYVNELPMEQLLMPPPGPFATARIPSLKIFGAEVPLVALPMIMMDTLTSAILILLISGFIKLANSLIISEKQKKVLENERLNAELNFLKLQINPHFLFNTLNSIYSQAHLKSEQTEYSILKFSQIMRYVLYDSTSEKIPLSKDLEYIRNYIDLQKLRISKNVTIHFTVEGDTDHLVIAPLLLITFIENAFKHGVSYSIPSEIRIGIAVTGRTLTLEVGNAVTSQQPPDESGGVGLINAKRRLDVLYPGRYLLDVVENTSLYIVNLKIDLDDETELPHH; this is encoded by the coding sequence ATGATGGCAACAGTTCTCGGTTTCAGACCGGCGAACAGGGTTGTACAGCGACTGCTCGTGATCGGCCTGCACATTGTGCTATGGGGTCTCTTCCTTACCCTTCCGCTATTGATCTACCGGATCGAGATCCTTGATAACTGGTTCCTCTACCGGGAGCTGATCAATAAATCGTTCCTGATCTTACTCTTTTATTTCCATTACTATTTCCTGATCCCCCGGTATTTCCGCAAGCGAAGAGTAGGCAGGTATTTCCTGTATGTAACACTGACCCTGCTGGTGATCTGCATCCAGCAACTCACGGTTGAATATTATTTCCAGAGCCTTTTCCGCCAGCGTGCTGGCCTGGTGATGGCCGGCCGGCAACCCCGCATGGTTCACCAGCTCACGCCTTTCGCAAAAGCCACTTCGCTTTTCCGGCCTATCGGTAACCTGGGTACGGATAGCGCACACTCTGGCCGCAAATCTTTTGGACAGGTGCTCAGTGAAGAAAGACGTGCTGTCATCAGCAATCGCCAGGACACTTATTATCCGGAGGCCATGCCTGCCATGGGAAGGACAAGGCCCGACAGGAATGAACGCTTTATCACCCCGGGCTTTTCACCGAGGTTCCGTGACCGGATGCTGATGCTGCACAACGACCCGCTGTTCCATGAAAGAAGAAGATGGATGGGTGGTATGCGCCGCGGGCTTTTTATGTTCGATGGTCCACAGCATACTAACGTCAGTGGTTACCCGCTGCAAACGGAAACGCCGCTGATGGCTGCTGCCGGGATGGGCCTGCCGGTCATGAGTTTTCCTTTTGCGCTGATCGACAGCCTCGTGCACCAGGGCATACTGCCGCTCAACAGTTCGGCCCAGTCCAACTACGTGAATGAGTTGCCGATGGAGCAGCTGCTCATGCCGCCGCCTGGTCCTTTTGCCACAGCACGCATTCCCTCGCTGAAGATATTTGGCGCAGAAGTGCCGCTGGTAGCCCTGCCCATGATCATGATGGACACGCTGACCTCCGCCATCCTGATCCTGCTGATCAGCGGTTTTATCAAACTGGCCAATTCCCTTATCATCAGTGAAAAACAGAAAAAGGTGCTGGAGAATGAACGGCTCAATGCTGAGCTTAATTTTCTCAAACTCCAGATCAACCCGCATTTCCTGTTCAATACCCTGAATAGTATCTATTCACAGGCACACCTGAAATCCGAACAAACTGAATATTCCATCCTCAAGTTCTCCCAGATCATGCGGTATGTGCTGTACGACAGCACCAGCGAAAAGATCCCCTTATCCAAGGACCTGGAATATATCCGCAATTATATTGACCTGCAGAAGCTGCGCATCTCCAAAAATGTCACTATCCACTTTACGGTGGAAGGAGATACGGACCACCTGGTCATTGCGCCCCTGCTGCTGATCACATTTATTGAGAATGCTTTTAAACATGGAGTCAGTTATTCTATCCCATCAGAGATCAGGATCGGCATTGCGGTGACCGGTCGGACCCTGACGCTGGAAGTCGGCAATGCCGTCACCAGCCAGCAGCCGCCCGATGAAAGCGGCGGTGTGGGGCTGATCAATGCCAAACGCAGGCTGGACGTACTTTACCCCGGTCGCTACCTGCTGGATGTGGTGGAGAATACCTCCCTGTATATTGTAAACCTGAAAATCGATCTGGATGACGAAACTGAACTGCCTCATCATTGA